From Amycolatopsis sp. YIM 10, the proteins below share one genomic window:
- the metE gene encoding 5-methyltetrahydropteroyltriglutamate--homocysteine S-methyltransferase: protein MADHNRLGSTVLGYPRIGPDRELKKAVEGYWAERIDEAELRRVARKLRLDTWRGLARAGLDTVPSNTFSFYDQVLDTTVLFGALPRRFTELGLSPIDTYFAAARGVQEAPALEMTKWFDTNYHYLVPELGPDTEFTVSGGKPLDEYREARAIGVQTRPVLVGPVTYLLLAKAAEDAPGGFRPLDLLPQLVTAYAQLLTTLHDEGVRWVQLDEPAFAADRTAEELEALRQAYAALGGLERRPKLLVAGYFGALGDALGVLARSPIDALAVDLVTDPDAVHAVAAESALRDKEVLAGVVDGRNIWRVDADAALAKAATLLGTAGSVGVSTSASLLHVPYDTARESDLDERLRGWLAFAEQKVEEVVLLGRALAGEPADLTAARAATADRAGAADLRDDRVRARLAALKPEHSRRGDYARRAAAQAEALGLPALPSTTIGSFPQTRDVRKARAALRAGRIDAAAYRAQMHDEIEKVVRLQEDLGLDVLVHGEPERNDMVQYFAEQLSGFAATEFGWVQSYGSRCVRPPILFGDVSRPRPMTVDWASYAQSLTAKPVKGMLTGPVTILAWSFVRDDQPLADTARQVALAIRDEVHDLESAGIRIIQVDEPALRELLPLRSSEHQAYFDWAVESFRLATSGIADSTQIHTHMCYSEFGDILPAIDAIDADVTSIEAARSRMEVLDGLGNFARGVGPGVYDIHSPRVPGVEEVTELLRTAVAAVPRERIWVNPDCGLKTRGYAEIEPALRNLVAAALQLRTELATG from the coding sequence GTGGCAGACCACAATCGCCTGGGTTCGACCGTTCTCGGTTACCCCAGGATCGGTCCGGACAGGGAACTGAAGAAGGCCGTCGAAGGCTACTGGGCCGAGCGGATCGACGAAGCCGAACTGCGGCGGGTGGCGCGGAAACTGCGCCTGGACACCTGGCGCGGGCTCGCCAGGGCCGGGCTCGACACGGTGCCCTCGAACACTTTTTCCTTCTACGACCAGGTGCTCGACACCACCGTGTTGTTCGGCGCGCTGCCGCGGCGGTTCACCGAGCTCGGACTTTCGCCGATCGACACCTACTTCGCCGCGGCGCGCGGGGTCCAGGAGGCGCCCGCGCTCGAAATGACGAAGTGGTTCGACACGAACTACCACTACCTGGTGCCGGAACTGGGCCCGGACACCGAATTCACCGTCTCCGGCGGCAAGCCGCTCGACGAGTACCGCGAAGCCAGGGCGATCGGCGTCCAGACGCGCCCGGTGCTGGTCGGCCCGGTGACCTATCTGTTGCTGGCGAAGGCGGCCGAGGACGCTCCCGGCGGCTTCCGGCCGCTCGACCTGCTCCCCCAGCTGGTCACCGCCTACGCCCAGCTGCTCACCACGCTGCACGACGAAGGCGTGCGGTGGGTCCAGCTGGACGAACCGGCCTTCGCCGCGGATCGCACTGCCGAGGAGCTGGAAGCGCTCCGGCAGGCGTACGCGGCGCTGGGCGGACTGGAGCGGCGGCCGAAGTTGCTGGTGGCCGGGTATTTCGGCGCGCTGGGCGACGCGCTCGGTGTGCTCGCCCGCTCCCCCATCGACGCGCTGGCCGTGGACCTGGTCACCGACCCGGACGCGGTGCACGCCGTGGCGGCGGAAAGCGCGTTGCGGGACAAGGAGGTGCTGGCCGGGGTGGTGGACGGCCGCAACATCTGGCGGGTCGACGCCGACGCCGCGCTGGCGAAGGCCGCGACCCTGCTGGGCACCGCCGGGTCGGTCGGCGTGTCCACTTCGGCCTCGTTGCTGCACGTGCCGTACGACACCGCGCGGGAGTCCGATTTGGACGAACGGCTGCGCGGCTGGCTGGCCTTCGCCGAGCAGAAGGTCGAAGAGGTGGTGCTGCTCGGGCGGGCGCTCGCCGGTGAGCCCGCGGACCTGACCGCGGCGCGCGCGGCCACCGCGGACCGCGCCGGTGCCGCGGACCTGCGCGACGATCGCGTGCGCGCCCGGCTCGCGGCGCTGAAGCCGGAGCACAGCCGCCGCGGCGACTACGCCCGGCGCGCCGCGGCGCAGGCCGAGGCGCTCGGGCTGCCCGCGCTGCCGAGCACCACGATCGGGTCGTTCCCGCAGACCCGTGACGTGCGCAAGGCGCGCGCGGCGCTGCGGGCGGGGCGGATCGACGCGGCGGCCTACCGCGCGCAGATGCACGACGAGATCGAGAAAGTGGTGCGGCTGCAGGAAGATCTCGGCCTCGACGTGCTGGTGCACGGCGAGCCGGAGCGCAACGACATGGTGCAGTACTTCGCCGAGCAGCTGTCCGGGTTCGCCGCCACCGAGTTCGGCTGGGTGCAGTCCTACGGTTCGCGGTGCGTGCGGCCGCCGATCCTGTTCGGTGACGTGTCCCGGCCGCGGCCGATGACCGTGGACTGGGCGTCGTACGCGCAGTCGCTGACGGCGAAGCCGGTCAAGGGCATGCTGACCGGCCCGGTGACCATTCTGGCGTGGTCGTTCGTGCGCGACGACCAGCCGCTCGCGGACACCGCGCGGCAGGTCGCGCTGGCGATCCGCGACGAGGTGCACGACCTGGAGTCGGCGGGCATCCGGATCATCCAGGTCGACGAGCCCGCACTGCGCGAACTGCTGCCGCTAAGGTCTTCGGAACATCAGGCGTACTTCGACTGGGCGGTCGAATCGTTCCGGCTGGCCACCTCGGGCATCGCGGACTCGACGCAGATCCACACGCACATGTGCTACTCGGAGTTCGGGGACATCCTGCCCGCGATCGACGCCATCGACGCCGACGTCACCAGCATCGAGGCCGCGCGCTCGCGCATGGAGGTCCTCGACGGCCTCGGGAACTTCGCGCGCGGTGTCGGCCCCGGGGTGTACGACATTCACTCACCCCGGGTGCCGGGCGTCGAGGAGGTGACCGAGCTGCTGCGCACCGCCGTGGCCGCCGTCCCGCGCGAGCGGATCTGGGTGAACCCGGACTGCGGCCTGAAAACCCGGGGCTACGCCGAAATCGAACCGGCCCTGCGAAACCTGGTCGCCGCCGCACTGCAGCTGCGCACCGAACTCGCCACCGGGTGA
- a CDS encoding diguanylate cyclase domain-containing protein — protein sequence MKRWSVPRPGDVPGLVEIARKWAVALADTEGVSLPPEELEGSLLSFAHELCADTDPAREGAKLRFATLYSASPLGIALADQDGVIVEANPALGRMLGRRSESLQGTPIPSLASTDKGAATLRTGLAELADADLSLYRQLIVLSNAEDDPLWVNVTLSQLPGDNTDRVYPVLMVEDVNDLHLLQERLRHQTLHDSLTGLPNALSFSTKLDAAVSADSPGQVALVYLDIDGFKVINDGLGAELGDQVLRAVGRKLGTVFADHDAFIARLSGDGFAVLLHGELNATEVIALVQRVLDELTEPVYYDELGVGVSASAGIVVRKAAGGSANDLLRAAEIALHRAKEAGKAQWMLFDPELDARDRSRYRLGATIAGALENGEFSLVFQPTVKLARQHELAVVNAGLRWNHPEFGDLESEDFYPLAATTGMMIPLGRWLLTESLSATARWREKFGDAAPEVCVRLPYRLATDPDLVLLVKEELDRNDLPAGALRLCTDGPSVLDPHGEVIDSLAVLADLGAHLVLAVSGSADLELIRTHQLPVRHVILTGEVVDALAERDDEVASRHLGQLVARAKEMGLRVGAEGVRDAAHAERLRALGVLAGRGPFIAESATKSDVEELIDRHAAG from the coding sequence ATGAAGAGGTGGAGTGTGCCGAGACCTGGTGACGTGCCAGGATTGGTGGAGATCGCCCGTAAATGGGCGGTCGCATTGGCCGACACGGAAGGAGTATCGCTTCCGCCCGAGGAACTCGAGGGAAGCCTGCTCTCCTTCGCCCACGAGTTGTGTGCCGACACCGATCCAGCGCGCGAAGGCGCCAAACTCCGGTTCGCCACGCTGTATTCGGCTTCACCGCTGGGTATCGCACTGGCCGATCAGGACGGCGTGATCGTCGAGGCGAACCCGGCGCTGGGCCGCATGCTCGGGCGCCGGTCCGAGTCGCTGCAGGGCACGCCGATCCCGAGCCTGGCTTCCACCGACAAGGGCGCCGCGACGCTGCGGACCGGCCTGGCCGAACTGGCCGATGCCGATCTTTCCCTGTACCGCCAGCTGATCGTGCTGTCCAACGCCGAGGACGACCCGCTGTGGGTCAACGTCACGCTGTCGCAGCTGCCCGGTGACAACACCGACCGGGTGTACCCGGTGCTGATGGTCGAGGACGTCAACGACCTGCACCTGCTGCAGGAGCGGCTGCGCCACCAGACCCTGCACGACTCGCTGACCGGCCTGCCCAACGCGCTGAGCTTCTCGACCAAGCTCGACGCCGCGGTTTCGGCGGACTCCCCCGGCCAGGTCGCCTTGGTGTACCTGGACATCGACGGGTTCAAGGTGATCAACGACGGCCTCGGCGCGGAACTGGGCGACCAGGTGCTGCGCGCGGTGGGCCGCAAGCTGGGCACCGTGTTCGCCGACCACGACGCGTTCATCGCGCGGCTCTCCGGTGACGGGTTCGCGGTGCTGCTGCACGGCGAGCTGAACGCCACCGAGGTGATCGCGCTGGTGCAGCGGGTGCTCGACGAGCTGACCGAGCCGGTCTACTACGACGAACTCGGTGTCGGCGTGAGCGCCAGCGCCGGGATCGTGGTCCGCAAGGCGGCCGGCGGTTCGGCGAACGACCTGCTCCGCGCCGCCGAGATCGCGTTGCACCGCGCGAAGGAGGCGGGCAAGGCGCAGTGGATGCTGTTCGACCCCGAACTCGACGCGCGCGACCGCAGCCGCTACCGGCTCGGCGCCACCATCGCCGGCGCGCTGGAGAACGGTGAGTTCTCGCTGGTCTTCCAGCCGACGGTGAAGCTGGCGCGGCAGCACGAGCTGGCCGTGGTCAACGCCGGGCTGCGCTGGAACCACCCGGAGTTCGGCGATCTGGAGTCCGAGGACTTCTACCCGCTGGCGGCCACCACCGGCATGATGATCCCGCTCGGGCGCTGGCTGCTCACCGAATCCCTGTCGGCCACGGCCCGCTGGCGCGAGAAGTTCGGCGACGCCGCGCCCGAGGTGTGCGTGCGCCTGCCCTACCGGCTGGCCACCGACCCGGATCTGGTGTTGCTGGTCAAGGAGGAACTCGACCGCAACGACCTGCCCGCCGGCGCGCTGCGGCTGTGCACGGACGGGCCGTCGGTGCTCGACCCGCACGGCGAGGTGATCGACTCGCTGGCGGTGCTCGCCGATCTCGGCGCGCACCTGGTGCTGGCCGTGTCCGGCAGCGCCGACCTGGAGCTGATCCGCACCCACCAGCTGCCGGTGCGTCACGTCATCCTCACCGGCGAGGTGGTCGACGCGCTCGCCGAGCGGGACGACGAGGTCGCCTCGCGTCACCTCGGGCAGCTGGTGGCCCGGGCGAAGGAGATGGGCCTGCGGGTCGGCGCTGAGGGCGTGCGCGACGCCGCGCACGCGGAGCGGCTGCGGGCGCTCGGTGTGCTCGC
- a CDS encoding ribonucleotide-diphosphate reductase subunit beta produces MTNTEAPLTDATGLGEIERGAERISVDDKRMINARADVNQLLPLKYTWAWEKYLAGCNNHWMPTEVAMQADIALWKSPDGLTEDERQMLKRNLGFFATAESLVANNIVLAVYRQITNPECRQYLLRQAFEEAVHTHTFQYICESLGLVEGELFNMYREVPSIADKDAWALKYTQNLENPDFETGTPEADQAFLRDLVAFYVIFEGMWFYTGFAQILSLGRRNKMVGIAEQYQYILRDESIHLNFGIDCINQIKIENPHLWTEEFQAEVRGMLVEACELEVAYARDTMPRGMLGLSAQLCEQYMHFITDRRAQQIGLAPIYGENENPFPWMSEAMDLKKEKNFFETRVIEYQSGGALDWD; encoded by the coding sequence ATGACGAACACCGAAGCACCGCTCACCGACGCCACCGGCCTCGGCGAGATCGAGCGCGGCGCCGAGCGCATCAGCGTCGACGACAAGCGCATGATCAACGCCCGCGCCGACGTCAACCAGCTGCTCCCGCTCAAGTACACCTGGGCGTGGGAGAAGTACCTGGCCGGCTGCAACAACCACTGGATGCCGACCGAGGTCGCCATGCAGGCCGACATCGCGCTGTGGAAGTCGCCCGACGGGCTGACCGAGGACGAGCGGCAGATGCTCAAGCGCAACCTCGGCTTCTTCGCCACCGCGGAGTCCCTGGTGGCGAACAACATCGTGCTCGCGGTCTACCGGCAGATCACCAACCCGGAGTGCCGCCAGTACCTGCTGCGCCAGGCCTTCGAGGAGGCCGTGCACACGCACACCTTCCAGTACATCTGCGAGAGCCTCGGCCTGGTCGAGGGCGAGCTGTTCAACATGTACCGCGAGGTGCCCTCGATCGCCGACAAGGACGCGTGGGCGCTGAAGTACACGCAGAACCTGGAGAACCCGGACTTCGAGACCGGGACCCCGGAAGCCGACCAGGCCTTCCTGCGCGACCTGGTGGCGTTCTACGTGATCTTCGAGGGCATGTGGTTCTACACCGGCTTCGCGCAGATCCTGTCGCTGGGCCGCCGGAACAAGATGGTCGGCATCGCCGAGCAGTACCAGTACATCCTGCGCGACGAGTCGATCCACCTGAACTTCGGCATCGACTGCATCAACCAGATCAAGATCGAGAACCCGCACCTGTGGACCGAAGAGTTCCAGGCGGAGGTGCGGGGCATGCTGGTGGAGGCGTGTGAGCTGGAGGTCGCCTACGCACGCGACACCATGCCGCGCGGCATGCTCGGGCTCTCGGCCCAGCTGTGCGAGCAGTACATGCACTTCATCACCGACCGCCGCGCGCAGCAGATCGGCCTGGCGCCGATCTACGGGGAGAACGAGAACCCGTTCCCGTGGATGTCGGAGGCGATGGACCTGAAGAAGGAGAAGAACTTCTTCGAAACCCGCGTCATCGAGTACCAGAGCGGTGGCGCACTCGACTGGGACTGA
- a CDS encoding ribonucleoside-diphosphate reductase subunit alpha, with amino-acid sequence MSLDITETNQRPPSVTDQTATVRVIRRDGSVSPFDANKISVAMTKAFLAVEGDDAAASSRIHHLVAELTEQVEQSLLRHAGPETSLHIEQIQDQVELMLMRGEHHKVARAYVLYRDERAKARAAAAAPARDENVLHVKSADGVLRPLDWDRVAHVVGEAVAGLSDVSAEPVLAETRRNLYDGISADELALAQIMAARTLVEQEPNYSYVSARLLADKLRAEALSYLAGRPRLASQDEMAQVYPGYFRDYLRRAIELELVNSELASFDLDKITAALRPERDLDFGFLGLQTLYDRYFQHHNGIRFELPQAFFMRVAMGLAIREDDREARAIEFYELLSSFHFMASTPTLFNSGTTRPQLSSCFLTTVDDDLDSIFQAYKNNALLAKYSGGLGNDWTPVRGLGAHIKGTNGQSQGVVPFLKIANDTAVAVNQGGKRKGAACAYLETWHVDIEEFLDLRKNTGDDRRRTHDMNTANWVPDEFLRRVEANEGWTLFSPNEVPDLHDLYGNAFAERYREYEAAAERGEIKVFRKVRAVELWRRMLTMLFETGHPWITFKDPCNLRSPQQHTGVVHSSNLCTEITLNTSADEVAVCNLGSVNLLKHVGPDGLDTERLEKTVRTAVRMLDNVIDINFYTIPEARRSNLRHRPIGLGLMGFQDALFELGLPLSSEAAVEFADRSMEYISYYAISASTDLAEQRGQYQTFEGSLWSKGILPIDSMQLLIDARRGDALDVDTSTTLDWEPLRQRVRTVGMRNSNVMAIAPTATISNICGVGQSIEPLFQNLFVKSNMSGDFTVVNPHLVRSLKERGLWDEVMVSDLKYFDGSLGQIDRVPDDLKALYATAFEVESKWLVDAASRRQKWIDQAQSLNLYIAAPSGRKLDELYRYAWHKGLKTTYYLRAQSATHVEKSTLRGTDGKLNAVSATPAPAAAAPSPTPAPAPTPSPSPSASVSASVPAAPPAVVPAVPPAPVAKPKELPKVEDVDFAATDGAACRIDDPDCEACQ; translated from the coding sequence ATGTCACTGGACATCACCGAGACAAACCAGCGGCCACCGTCCGTCACGGACCAGACCGCCACCGTGCGCGTCATCCGCCGTGACGGCAGTGTGTCGCCGTTCGACGCGAACAAGATCTCGGTGGCGATGACCAAGGCGTTCCTCGCCGTCGAAGGTGACGACGCCGCCGCGTCCTCGCGCATCCACCACCTGGTCGCGGAGCTGACCGAGCAGGTCGAGCAGTCGCTGCTGCGCCACGCCGGCCCGGAGACCTCGCTGCACATCGAGCAGATCCAGGACCAGGTCGAGCTGATGCTGATGCGCGGCGAGCACCACAAGGTCGCCCGCGCCTACGTGCTCTACCGCGACGAGCGCGCCAAGGCCCGCGCCGCGGCCGCCGCCCCCGCGCGCGACGAGAACGTGCTGCACGTCAAGTCCGCCGACGGCGTGCTGCGCCCGCTGGACTGGGACCGCGTCGCGCACGTGGTCGGCGAGGCCGTGGCCGGGCTGTCCGACGTCAGCGCCGAGCCGGTGCTGGCCGAGACCCGGCGCAACCTCTACGACGGCATCTCCGCCGACGAGCTGGCGCTGGCCCAGATCATGGCCGCCCGCACGCTGGTCGAGCAGGAGCCGAACTACTCCTACGTCAGCGCCCGCCTGCTCGCCGACAAGCTGCGCGCCGAGGCGCTGAGCTACCTGGCCGGGCGCCCGCGCCTGGCCAGCCAGGACGAGATGGCGCAGGTCTACCCCGGCTACTTCCGCGACTACCTGCGCCGCGCGATCGAGCTGGAGCTGGTCAACAGCGAGCTGGCCTCGTTCGACCTGGACAAGATCACCGCCGCGCTGCGCCCCGAGCGCGACCTCGACTTCGGCTTCCTCGGCCTGCAGACCCTCTACGACCGCTACTTCCAGCACCACAACGGCATCCGGTTCGAGCTGCCGCAGGCGTTCTTCATGCGCGTGGCGATGGGCCTGGCCATCCGCGAGGACGACCGCGAAGCCCGCGCCATCGAGTTCTACGAGCTGCTGTCGTCGTTCCACTTCATGGCCTCGACGCCGACGCTGTTCAACTCCGGCACCACCCGCCCGCAGCTGTCCTCCTGCTTCCTCACCACGGTGGACGACGACCTGGACTCGATCTTCCAGGCGTACAAGAACAACGCGCTGCTGGCGAAGTACTCGGGCGGCCTCGGAAACGACTGGACCCCGGTCCGCGGCCTCGGCGCGCACATCAAGGGCACCAACGGGCAGTCGCAGGGCGTGGTCCCGTTCCTCAAGATCGCCAACGACACCGCGGTCGCGGTGAACCAGGGCGGCAAGCGCAAGGGCGCGGCCTGCGCCTATCTCGAGACCTGGCACGTGGACATCGAGGAGTTCCTCGACCTGCGCAAGAACACCGGTGACGACCGCCGCCGCACCCACGACATGAACACCGCGAACTGGGTGCCCGACGAGTTCCTCCGCCGGGTGGAGGCCAACGAGGGCTGGACCCTGTTCTCCCCCAACGAGGTCCCCGACCTGCACGACCTCTACGGCAACGCGTTCGCCGAGCGCTACCGCGAGTACGAGGCCGCCGCCGAGCGCGGTGAGATCAAGGTGTTCCGCAAGGTCCGCGCGGTCGAGCTGTGGCGCCGCATGCTGACCATGCTGTTCGAGACCGGGCACCCGTGGATCACCTTCAAGGACCCGTGCAACCTGCGCTCGCCGCAGCAGCACACCGGGGTCGTGCACTCGTCGAACCTGTGCACCGAGATCACCCTGAACACCAGCGCCGACGAGGTCGCCGTGTGCAACCTCGGCTCGGTCAACCTGCTCAAGCACGTCGGCCCGGACGGGCTGGACACCGAGCGGCTCGAGAAGACCGTGCGCACCGCGGTGCGGATGCTCGACAACGTGATCGACATCAACTTCTACACGATCCCCGAGGCGCGCCGGTCCAACCTGCGCCACCGCCCGATCGGGCTCGGCCTGATGGGCTTCCAGGACGCGCTGTTCGAGCTGGGCCTGCCGCTGTCCTCGGAGGCCGCGGTGGAGTTCGCCGACCGCAGCATGGAGTACATCAGCTACTACGCCATCTCGGCCTCGACCGACCTGGCGGAGCAGCGCGGGCAGTACCAGACCTTCGAGGGCTCGCTGTGGAGCAAGGGCATCCTGCCCATCGACTCGATGCAGCTGCTCATCGACGCCCGCCGCGGCGACGCGCTCGACGTGGACACCTCGACCACGCTGGACTGGGAGCCGCTGCGCCAGCGCGTGCGCACCGTCGGCATGCGCAACTCCAACGTGATGGCGATCGCGCCGACCGCGACGATCTCCAACATCTGCGGGGTCGGGCAGTCCATCGAACCGCTGTTCCAGAACCTGTTCGTCAAGTCGAACATGTCCGGTGACTTCACCGTGGTGAACCCGCACCTGGTCCGCTCGCTCAAGGAGCGCGGCCTGTGGGACGAGGTGATGGTGTCGGACCTGAAGTACTTCGACGGCAGCCTCGGCCAGATCGACCGCGTGCCCGACGACCTCAAGGCCCTCTACGCCACCGCGTTCGAGGTGGAGAGCAAGTGGCTGGTCGACGCGGCCTCGCGGCGGCAGAAGTGGATCGACCAGGCGCAGTCGCTGAACCTGTACATCGCCGCGCCGAGCGGGCGCAAGCTCGACGAGCTGTACCGCTACGCCTGGCACAAGGGCCTCAAGACCACGTACTACCTGCGGGCGCAGTCCGCGACGCACGTGGAGAAGAGCACCCTGCGGGGCACCGACGGCAAGCTGAACGCCGTCTCGGCCACGCCCGCCCCGGCCGCCGCCGCGCCTTCGCCCACCCCGGCCCCGGCGCCCACCCCGTCGCCGTCGCCGTCCGCTTCGGTTTCGGCGTCGGTCCCGGCCGCGCCGCCCGCCGTGGTGCCCGCGGTGCCCCCGGCCCCGGTGGCCAAGCCGAAGGAACTGCCGAAGGTCGAGGACGTGGACTTCGCCGCCACCGACGGCGCGGCCTGCCGGATCGACGACCCCGACTGCGAAGCCTGCCAGTAA
- a CDS encoding acetoacetate decarboxylase family protein, with protein MTQYPTEYPPEPWNLAGQAYATTWRVPVDALPALPGGLDPVVVAGRAIVVTAWLDYQPPGQLSYHELLATVAVRNGTRATGSITDIWVDSEVSLAGGRGLWGIPKDLAAFDFTHGRTFTASASLADGWIATAAFTRRAGLPFAPPTAFSIAQELSGALKYTPVRSTARPHLASASWNLNPDGPLGFLHGRRPGPSAHLADFRLTFGE; from the coding sequence ATGACCCAGTACCCAACCGAGTACCCACCAGAACCCTGGAACCTGGCCGGTCAGGCCTACGCGACCACCTGGCGGGTGCCGGTGGACGCGCTGCCCGCGCTGCCCGGCGGGCTGGACCCGGTGGTGGTCGCCGGGCGGGCGATCGTGGTCACCGCCTGGCTGGACTACCAGCCGCCCGGCCAGCTCTCCTACCACGAGCTGCTGGCCACCGTCGCGGTCCGCAACGGCACGCGCGCCACCGGGTCGATCACCGACATCTGGGTGGACAGCGAGGTGTCGCTGGCCGGCGGGCGCGGACTGTGGGGCATTCCGAAGGACCTCGCCGCGTTCGACTTCACGCACGGCCGCACCTTCACCGCGTCGGCGAGCCTGGCCGACGGCTGGATCGCCACCGCCGCCTTCACCCGGCGCGCCGGGCTGCCGTTCGCCCCGCCCACCGCGTTCAGCATCGCCCAGGAACTCTCCGGCGCGCTGAAGTACACCCCGGTCCGCTCGACCGCCCGCCCGCACCTGGCGTCGGCGAGCTGGAACCTCAACCCGGACGGCCCGCTCGGCTTCCTCCACGGCCGCCGTCCGGGGCCGAGCGCGCACCTGGCGGACTTCCGGCTCACGTTCGGCGAGTAA
- a CDS encoding cytochrome P450, with amino-acid sequence MPSPLSAPAVSRVTTALRERVPPLTSIPLPRAVDRRLLGQRWPTKELAPPPAGSGLKAIPGDDGAPLIGHSLDFMRFGVEWGLRRYEQYGPVSWMGAFGRRIVSLAGPDATQIALVNKDKAFSQQGWDFFIEKFFHRGLMLLDFGEHLAHRRIMQEAFTRDRLAGYVTQMGPALRDGIGAWSPDSRPRLYWPLKRLTLDVASRVFMDMPGGDGAAHLNRAFVDSVRAGTAIVRLPVPGGRWAAGLNGRKVLERYFRENLPAKRRDDGEDLFSALCHATTDDGERFSDADVVNHMIFLMMAAHDTTTITSAAAVYYLAKHPEWQERVREESLRLGDEIPDVAALGELSTLELVVKEALRLVAPVPSMARKTLHDTEVLGFHLPAGCLVGVSPTVNHFDPACWTEPMRFDPDRFSEARREDRNHRYAWMPFGGGAHKCIGLHFGMFEVKALLHEMLRRFRWSVPAGYQARWDYVSLPVPADGLPILLTRR; translated from the coding sequence GTGCCGAGCCCGCTCTCCGCACCCGCCGTCAGCAGGGTGACCACAGCGCTGCGCGAGCGGGTCCCGCCGCTCACCTCGATCCCGCTCCCCCGCGCGGTCGACCGCAGACTGCTCGGGCAGCGCTGGCCCACCAAGGAACTGGCGCCACCCCCGGCGGGCAGCGGCCTCAAGGCCATCCCCGGCGACGACGGCGCCCCGCTGATCGGGCACTCCCTCGACTTCATGCGCTTCGGCGTCGAGTGGGGGCTGCGCCGCTACGAGCAGTACGGGCCGGTCTCCTGGATGGGCGCCTTCGGCCGCCGGATCGTCAGCCTCGCCGGGCCCGACGCCACCCAGATCGCACTGGTCAACAAGGACAAGGCCTTCTCACAACAGGGCTGGGATTTCTTCATCGAGAAGTTCTTCCACCGCGGCCTGATGCTGCTCGACTTCGGCGAGCACCTCGCGCACCGCCGGATCATGCAGGAGGCGTTCACCCGTGACCGCCTCGCCGGGTACGTCACCCAGATGGGACCCGCGCTGCGCGACGGGATCGGCGCGTGGTCACCGGATTCGCGGCCGCGGCTGTACTGGCCGCTCAAACGGCTGACCCTCGATGTGGCGAGCCGCGTTTTCATGGACATGCCCGGCGGCGACGGCGCGGCACACCTCAACCGCGCCTTCGTCGACTCGGTCCGCGCCGGCACCGCGATCGTGCGGCTGCCGGTGCCGGGCGGGCGCTGGGCCGCCGGGCTCAACGGCCGCAAGGTGCTGGAGCGCTACTTCCGCGAGAACCTGCCGGCCAAGCGCCGCGACGACGGCGAGGACCTGTTCTCCGCGCTGTGCCACGCCACCACCGACGACGGCGAGCGGTTCTCCGACGCCGACGTGGTCAACCACATGATCTTCCTGATGATGGCCGCGCACGACACCACCACGATCACCAGTGCCGCCGCGGTGTACTACCTGGCCAAGCATCCCGAATGGCAGGAACGCGTGCGCGAGGAGTCGCTGCGCCTCGGCGACGAGATCCCCGACGTCGCCGCACTCGGTGAACTGTCCACACTGGAACTGGTGGTCAAGGAAGCGCTGCGGCTGGTCGCGCCCGTACCATCGATGGCCCGCAAAACCTTGCACGACACCGAAGTTCTGGGTTTTCACCTACCGGCGGGCTGCCTGGTCGGCGTGTCGCCGACGGTCAACCACTTCGACCCGGCGTGCTGGACCGAGCCGATGCGCTTCGACCCGGACCGGTTTTCCGAGGCACGGCGCGAAGATCGCAACCACCGCTACGCCTGGATGCCCTTCGGCGGCGGCGCGCACAAGTGCATCGGGCTGCACTTCGGCATGTTCGAGGTGAAAGCCCTGCTGCACGAGATGCTCCGGCGGTTCCGCTGGTCGGTTCCGGCGGGCTACCAGGCGCGCTGGGACTACGTATCGCTACCGGTACCGGCGGACGGCCTCCCGATCCTCCTGACCAGGCGATAA